In Vibrio sp. FE10, the following are encoded in one genomic region:
- a CDS encoding replication endonuclease: protein MSTYKRFYQPNVNQSFGQFVSNVTAHLPMMLRQDIDLKIGIRKKRDNPTDRNLSAFVKDRVSYVDKVAHHFSRKFPFGFACHEPKPLELTHDILMSDDLIKDFAVKLTVAFADIINDIAIVETEKRIDGISDSSLDYYEALHYGFEQIRDVMLKAFIEPPRADTSDIGKKLTILDAETILECAIRRCIDPKYLTRKLKRLRKQYIEHAQVTLGNVGKKQGQTHYVSRLTLSNFKQKMRESEDFMQNMVVISHETMQEFNLAEVASRTTANLENRRVELVVRSRGDEERAIDMGFEGVFITWTLPSKYHRNSHKWNGCTVKEAHQNLMEQWKLARAHFAKIDLPWFGLRVAEPHKDGTPHLHAFVYCAKEHKADLMRICATIARSEDADELHTKKQRKARFHAKPCDPNKGSATGYIIKYISKNINGAHMPEGEASEIAVSVRAWASAWGLKQFSQSGAPAVGLWRQLRRASKLDVAIDEDLANLHDHADKSRWKEFTQHIGDLRLAHEEQFNQYGETTKRVIGLKWLGHVIDTCSERFSIVAKCDVDAWKDERSELTQRSGASSWSTENKCNPPPKDEVTPLEKALMDVTGWSVKGVQCLLKPLSMGAKIPIDKFTTLSIRNRQLRVT, encoded by the coding sequence ATGAGTACCTACAAGCGATTTTATCAACCTAACGTAAATCAATCTTTTGGTCAGTTCGTTTCAAACGTTACTGCGCATCTGCCGATGATGTTGCGCCAAGACATCGACCTCAAGATTGGCATTCGTAAAAAACGAGATAACCCTACTGATCGCAACCTATCCGCGTTCGTTAAAGATCGCGTGTCTTACGTTGATAAAGTCGCTCATCACTTTTCAAGAAAGTTTCCTTTTGGTTTTGCCTGTCATGAGCCTAAGCCTTTAGAGCTCACCCATGACATTCTTATGAGTGACGACTTAATCAAAGACTTTGCTGTCAAGCTGACAGTAGCTTTTGCCGATATCATTAACGATATTGCCATTGTCGAAACTGAAAAGCGTATTGATGGTATTTCTGATAGCTCTCTGGACTACTACGAGGCGTTGCATTACGGCTTTGAACAAATCCGTGACGTGATGTTAAAAGCGTTCATTGAGCCGCCTAGGGCTGATACTAGTGATATAGGCAAGAAGCTCACCATTCTAGATGCAGAAACCATTTTAGAGTGCGCAATCCGTCGTTGTATCGATCCGAAATATTTAACGCGCAAACTTAAACGTCTGCGTAAGCAATACATTGAGCACGCTCAAGTGACTCTAGGTAATGTCGGTAAGAAACAAGGTCAAACGCATTACGTCTCGCGTCTAACTCTCTCTAACTTCAAGCAGAAGATGCGTGAGTCAGAAGACTTCATGCAAAACATGGTTGTGATTAGTCATGAGACCATGCAGGAGTTCAATCTTGCCGAAGTCGCCTCACGTACAACCGCTAACCTAGAGAACCGACGCGTTGAACTGGTTGTTCGTAGCCGAGGTGATGAAGAGCGTGCGATTGATATGGGTTTTGAGGGCGTATTTATCACATGGACACTCCCGTCTAAATATCATCGTAATTCGCACAAATGGAACGGTTGTACCGTCAAAGAAGCGCACCAAAACCTAATGGAGCAGTGGAAACTTGCCCGCGCTCACTTTGCCAAGATTGATTTACCTTGGTTTGGCCTACGGGTGGCCGAACCTCACAAAGACGGCACTCCACACCTCCATGCGTTTGTGTATTGCGCCAAAGAGCACAAAGCCGACCTAATGCGCATTTGCGCCACGATTGCCCGTAGTGAAGACGCTGACGAACTTCATACCAAGAAACAACGTAAAGCGCGTTTCCATGCTAAACCTTGCGACCCCAACAAAGGGAGCGCAACGGGTTATATCATCAAATACATATCAAAGAACATTAACGGGGCGCACATGCCAGAGGGCGAAGCGAGCGAGATAGCCGTATCCGTTCGAGCGTGGGCGAGTGCATGGGGCTTAAAGCAGTTTTCACAATCGGGCGCACCTGCTGTTGGTCTATGGCGACAATTAAGACGCGCCAGTAAATTGGACGTGGCCATTGATGAGGATTTAGCGAATCTACATGACCATGCAGATAAATCACGTTGGAAAGAATTTACTCAACACATTGGGGATTTGCGTCTTGCTCATGAAGAGCAATTTAATCAGTACGGTGAAACAACCAAGCGGGTGATTGGCCTCAAGTGGTTGGGTCATGTGATCGATACGTGCAGCGAGCGTTTTTCTATTGTGGCGAAGTGCGATGTGGATGCGTGGAAAGATGAGCGAAGCGAATTAACCCAAAGAAGCGGAGCTTCGTCTTGGAGCACTGAAAATAAGTGTAACCCGCCTCCAAAGGATGAGGTTACACCGCTAGAGAAAGCATTGATGGACGTGACCGGATGGAGCGTTAAAGGGGTTCAATGCTTACTCAAACCTTTATCCATGGGGGCAAAAATACCTATTGATAAATTCACGACTCTAAGCATTCGAAATAGACAGCTTAGAGTGACTTAA